The Kordia sp. SMS9 DNA window ATAATTCCTCCACTACAAACCGTTACATTGGTTTTGCGCACATTGTCAATGGTTTCCAAACGATCTTCGTACCCACGTGTAGAAATAACTTCTTTATAATATTCTTCCGAAGAGTCTAAGTTATGATTGTATGCGTACAATCCGGCTTCTGCCAAACGTTGCGCTTGATTTTCTGTCACCATTCCCAGTGTACAACACACTTCCATATCTAATTTATTGATGGTACGCACCATTTCCAATACTTGATCGAATTCTGGTCCGTCTTTTACATTTCGCCATGCAGCTCCCATACATACACGTGAACTTCCAGAAGCTTTGGCGCGTAATGCTTGTGCTTTTACATGCGGAACGGTCATTAAATCGTTGCCTTCAATATCGGTATGATAGCGTGCTGCTTGCGGACAATACCCGCAATCTTCTGGGCAACCGCCCGTTTTTATAGATAGTAATGTAGAGACTTGTACTGTATTTGGGTCGTGATGAATTCTGTGTACTGTTGCGGCTTCGTACAACAGTTCCATCATGGGTTTATTATAAATTTCTATGATTTCTTCTTTCGTCCAATTGTGTCGTATGTTGCTCATAAAAAAGTGAATTTGGTGACAAAAATAGTTATATCCATTTAGATTCTGCTTCTGTGGCGTCTAAAATATCAATTTTTAATCTTTCTGCAATTTGTTTTGCTACTTTAAACGCATCTTCCTTATCAGTTGTTGCATAGGCTTTGATGCGGTGGTTTCCATTGTAGAATAAATTGAGTACAATGATATCATTTTTTACAGTAGCTTCCGCAGATAATGCGCGTACTTTTGCCGATTCTGTAGTGCTGAATACTGAAACATATTCAATATCGGGCAAATCTTCCCATTTCCCAAAACGAAAGCCAAACAACTCTACAAAAGTTCTGTAACGTTTGATGTCTAGCTCAATTTCTGATCCGTCTCTATTAAAGAAGAAGATGGACATTCCGCAGAAAATCATTCCAAATAAATTTCCAGTCACCAGCCAAGCAATTCCCATAAAGAAAAAAGCAACACCAAATACATAACGCATGATCGGAACTTTACGCTTAAAAACTATGTTTTTTTTCATTGTTTGTGTAAAAGATAAAATCCGCACAACGGCGGATTTTATAGTGTTTTGTATGTTTATTCTTCTGTTGTAGCATCAGCGTCGTCCGAAGTAGTAGCTTCGACTTCTGTAATGTCTTTTCCTTTTAAATATTCTGGCAAATCCATTCCTGCCATGTTGAACATTTCCTGTAATGGCGGAACCGCTTTGTACATGCCTGAAATAAAGTTGGACGTAGAAGTTTTTCCATCTTTTCCGCCACTACCATTTTCCCAAACGGTCACTTTATCAATTTTAATATTTTTAATTGCTTCTGCTTGTAGTTTCACCAATTCAGGTAATTTATCAGCAATTAATAATAGAACGGCATCTCTGGAGCTATCGCCCGCAGCTTTTACAACTTCTTCTAAACCTGCTGCTTGCTTCGTTAATACTTCGTACTGACCTTGTGCTTCTGCTTGTGCTTTGAATAAGATAGCATCTGCTTCCCCTTTTGCTTTTCTACGAATGCGTTCTGCTTCTGCTTCTGCATCAATTTCTACTTTCTTTTTATCAATTTCCGCAGGAACAATAACATCTGCCATTTGTGAAGAACGTTCTCTTTCTGCTCTGGCAACTTCTGCTTCACGCTCTGCTGCATACGATTCTTCCAAGGCTTTTGCCGATTGCACTTTTTCAGATGCTATTGCCACACGTTCTGCTTCTGCTTCACGCTGTCTACGTAAGGAATCAGAGTTTGCTACAGCAATTTTTGCGGTGTTTTCTCCTTCTACTGCTTGTGCATTTGCAGCGGCTACTTGTGTACGTTCATCTTGTAATGCATTTGCTTCACCAATAGAACCATCTCTATTTTTTTCTGCAACCGATTTACGTGCTGCGTTAATTGCATGTGCTGCTGCTTCTTTACCAAGTGCTTCAATATAGCCTGATTCGTCAACGATATCTGTAATGTTTACGTTGATTAGTTTTAAACCTACTTTCTTTAATTCTGATTCGACGCTTTGTGAAATGTTCGTTAAGAATTTATCTCTATCGGAATTAATTTCTTCAATATCCATTGAAGCCACTACCAAACGTAATTGTCCGAAGATAATTTCTTGTGCAAGTTCTTGAATTTCATTCTGACCTAATCCAAGTAAACGTTCGGCTGCATTTTGCATAACGCCTGGTTCTGTAGAAATACCAATGGTAAATCGAGAAGGTACATTCACACGAATGTTTTGCTTACTCAAAGCATTGACCAAGTTTACTTCTATGGAGATGGGCGTTAAGTCTAAGAATTCATAATCTTGAATCACTGGTAGTATAAATGCTGCTCCACCATGAATACATTTTGCAGATTCTCCGCCACCAACTTTACCATATACTACTAAAATTCGATCTGAAGGACAGCGTTTATATCTACGTATAAATACTGTGATTAATAAAAAGATAAAGAGTCCAGCGGCGACGAGTAAGATAAGTCCAGACATTTCGCCAATTGGATTTCCATCGCTACCACTATTTTGCATTTGCAATAAGAGGAATGCTTTTGTCATAATTTGTTTTGTTTATTGGTTGAACGATTAATATTCCGGTTCCTGTAATTTCGATTACTTCTACTACAGTTCCTGTTTTGAGTGTTTCATTACTGTCGGCAAGTGCGTCTAATTCGCGTAATGCTCCTTGAACGTTGACGTGTACTTTTCCTATTTTGGAACGATTGGCTCCGATGGTTAAATACACTTCTCCTACGTTTCCTATCGCATTTTCTAGTTTGAGTGTTCCGCTACTTACCAATTTGTTTATATAGTAAATAAGCGACGCCATGACAAACATCATTGCCAAGCCAGCTAATGTGGATATTAAAATAGTCACACCTTTTCCGTAACCTGCATTGATGGAAGAGATTCCTGCCCAGCTAAAAATGGTAAAGAACGCTACCAAATTTTTGAATGTAAAGAATTGAAAACCAATTCCTGTATCGCTTTCTATTTCGGCATCTACGTCGCCGTCCACGCCATCTGCATCACCTACTAAAAAAGTAGTGATTAATACAAATACAAAAATTGTGGATGATATTGCAGCGATGATCCAATACCCTTTTTCAAAAGCTGTTAATGCTGAAAACCAATCTCCCATAGCATACGGTTTTAATGTGTTATTTTTAATTTTTTGTTGAATTTAGTCTTTGCATAACAATACTGAAACAGCATTCCCTCCAAATCCGACCGCATTCACTAAAATGTTGTTTAGTTGTTTCGGTTTTTTTCCTTGATCAAGATACGGAATTGAGATGAATTGTTGTTGCTGTATCATCAGAATTGCTAATTCTACACTTAATATTCCTGAAGCTCCAAAAGTGTGACCTATTTTCCATTTATTCGTAGTTAAACTTGGCATTTTGTTACAAAATATTTTTTTGATTGCTTGATATTCTGCCAAATCGCCTTTTATCGTGCCTGGCGCATGCAGTATGATTGCGTCAATTTCTGCTGGTGAATGTTGCTGGATTGCCATACGCATCGACTTTTCAAAACAGATACCTTCTGCAGAAATAGACGTATTGTGTTTTAAAATTTCAGTTGCATAGCCAATGCCTCTAATTTTTGCTAATGCACTTGACTTTTCTCCTTTTTCCAAACAGATAGCAGCGGCACCTTCGCCCAAAATCATGGTGTTTCGCTTTTTTTCTAAGTCTAAGGAAATACACGGATACGCTGCTTCTTTTTTGGCATAAATGTGCAATGCTTGCATTTGTGCAATGGTAAATGGTGTTAATGGTGCTTCACTTCCGCCGACTAAAAACTTATCTGCCATTCCCGATTGCAACCAGGCAATTCCGTTGAGTAGCGCATGCAATGCGGTAGAACAGGTTATGGAATGTGATATTTGTGGACCAGCAGTTTGCAAATCGTGCGCCACCCACGAAGAAATATTACCCAATGTTGTGGTTGGTGAACTTAGCGTTTGTGCGTGTCCATCTTGTAAAAAATCTTTGTGATATTTTTCAAAAAGTGTCGTTGCTCCACGTGACGAACCCATGTTGATTCCGAAGTCACTTTCGTTTTTCCAACCTGCGTTTTCAATAGCAATTCGCGAAGCTATCATTGCATATAAAACACTATTGTCTAGATTTTTATATTTTGAATTGGAATTTTTCAACGCGGTTACGGCTGCTTCTGCTGTGGCAGAAAGTGATGCTGTATATACTTTTGTATCTTGAATTGTTTTTTGTTGAAAACAATGTGAGTTGTTAAGGTAGTTTTTCCAGATTTCAGCTTGCGTATTTCCTAATGGAGATACCGAACCCAAGCCTGTTATTGAAATACAATCATGCATCATATCGACATATATTGAGAGTGCTAATATCGTAAGAAATGTGATGATTTGCTAACATTTGTAGACGAGTTTGAAATTCATTTTGTTTGTGTGAAAAAGTCTGTTGGATTTTAATTTAGAAAGTAGTATTTAACGTGAGTTCGATATAAATATTATGCTATGTACTTTATTGTTAATACATTACACTTAATGTCAAATCGAGCGCAGTCGAGATTCCTTTGAAAATATCAATTCTTAGCTGTTCTCGACTGCGCTCGAACTGACAAGTGTTTATTTTTCAGTAAATTACAAGTAAAATAAAGGTTTTTTAAGTCGAACTCACGTTATTTAAAAGATTCTTCTTCAATTGTTTTTGAACTATTGGAAGATCAATTCTATCAAAATAGGTGTGTATATCTTGCATTCCGTCTATTGCCAGACGAATCCATTCTTTTTTTACTTCACCTTCGCTGAGTAAATATTCTTCTATGATGGTTTCTTGGGGAATTTCAAGAATTAATAATATCGCTGCAATGACAATTCCTGTGCGATCTTTTCCAGATAAACAATGCACAAGTATTGGAAATTGTACCGCTGGATTTTCGAACGTTTTTATGATTTTATTGAGCCAATTTTTTACTTCTTTTTGACTGGTATCGTATTTTTCAACCTTGTTGGCCATGGGAAAATGATAATAGTCAACTTCAAATACAGCATCATCTGCACCGTTTCGTAAGTTGATGATGGTTTTTGCATGTCCTATTTCGTCAGGTGTTTTTACATAATCAATACTTCCACCTCGTAAGAGTCGGTTTTCTTGCACTATTTTTTTTCCACTGATGAGATTTATATAGTCACCAACATCTCTAAAATTTACGCAGCCATCTGTATAGTCTAATCCCATAGGTGTTGTATTGCGAAAGTTAGTTATAGCTCATCTAGCGTATCACGAATTGCCTGATAAATTTGTTCCAATTGCGCATCTGTTGTAATGTATGGCGCTAAAATGTAAATGGTATTTCCCAACGGACGTAAACAGACACCTTTGCTCATAAACGAATTGAAAAGTTGATCGCGCAGGTTTCCATATCGTTCCATTTTGATGTTGAGATCGAGCGCAAATATTTGTCCTTGTTGTCGTGTAGCTGCAACTTTGTGATGTATTTGTATTTCTTGATCAAATTTTTTGTGGGAAGCTTCTATCCGTTTCAAATTTACCTGCATTTCATCAGATTGCAGCAATTCAATTCCCGCAATAGCGGCACTACACGCCACCGGATTTCCCGAATAGGTATGCCCGTGAAAGAAGCCTTTTTTCATGTCGTCCGCATAGAAAGCACTGTAAATTTTTTCACTGCAACTCGTAATTGCCATGGGCACCATTCCTGCAGAAAGCGCTTTGGACAAACACATAATATCAGGCTGCGTTTCTATGTATTCAGAAGCAAAGTTTTTTCCCGTTTTTCCAAAACCTGTCATAATTTCGTCGGCAATTGTAACGACATTGTGTTGCTGTGCAATTTTTAAGATTTCATTGATATGTTCAGCTTTGTGCATTTGCATTGCTGCCGCACCTTGCACTAACGGTTCATAAACGAAAGCAGCTACTTTGTGTTTGGTAATTAATTGTGTGAATAGTGCTTTTACATCTTCTATATTTTCAGCATTGGGCACAGGAATTCG harbors:
- the bioB gene encoding biotin synthase BioB, producing MSNIRHNWTKEEIIEIYNKPMMELLYEAATVHRIHHDPNTVQVSTLLSIKTGGCPEDCGYCPQAARYHTDIEGNDLMTVPHVKAQALRAKASGSSRVCMGAAWRNVKDGPEFDQVLEMVRTINKLDMEVCCTLGMVTENQAQRLAEAGLYAYNHNLDSSEEYYKEVISTRGYEDRLETIDNVRKTNVTVCSGGIIGMGESVADRAGMLVALATLNPQPESVPINALVAVDGTPLEDEKPVEIWEMIRMVATTRIVMPETQVRLSAGRTNMSREGQAMCFFAGANSIFAGDKLLTTPNPDVNEDMKMFEMLGLNPQKPFTKKVQPQTVEAEDSQYQALGEKPKWSRPDHTIERNEEAKQKKKAAVLTKKQ
- a CDS encoding flotillin family protein gives rise to the protein MSGLILLVAAGLFIFLLITVFIRRYKRCPSDRILVVYGKVGGGESAKCIHGGAAFILPVIQDYEFLDLTPISIEVNLVNALSKQNIRVNVPSRFTIGISTEPGVMQNAAERLLGLGQNEIQELAQEIIFGQLRLVVASMDIEEINSDRDKFLTNISQSVESELKKVGLKLINVNITDIVDESGYIEALGKEAAAHAINAARKSVAEKNRDGSIGEANALQDERTQVAAANAQAVEGENTAKIAVANSDSLRRQREAEAERVAIASEKVQSAKALEESYAAEREAEVARAERERSSQMADVIVPAEIDKKKVEIDAEAEAERIRRKAKGEADAILFKAQAEAQGQYEVLTKQAAGLEEVVKAAGDSSRDAVLLLIADKLPELVKLQAEAIKNIKIDKVTVWENGSGGKDGKTSTSNFISGMYKAVPPLQEMFNMAGMDLPEYLKGKDITEVEATTSDDADATTEE
- a CDS encoding beta-ketoacyl synthase N-terminal-like domain-containing protein produces the protein MHDCISITGLGSVSPLGNTQAEIWKNYLNNSHCFQQKTIQDTKVYTASLSATAEAAVTALKNSNSKYKNLDNSVLYAMIASRIAIENAGWKNESDFGINMGSSRGATTLFEKYHKDFLQDGHAQTLSSPTTTLGNISSWVAHDLQTAGPQISHSITCSTALHALLNGIAWLQSGMADKFLVGGSEAPLTPFTIAQMQALHIYAKKEAAYPCISLDLEKKRNTMILGEGAAAICLEKGEKSSALAKIRGIGYATEILKHNTSISAEGICFEKSMRMAIQQHSPAEIDAIILHAPGTIKGDLAEYQAIKKIFCNKMPSLTTNKWKIGHTFGASGILSVELAILMIQQQQFISIPYLDQGKKPKQLNNILVNAVGFGGNAVSVLLCKD
- a CDS encoding tyrosine-protein phosphatase, whose protein sequence is MGLDYTDGCVNFRDVGDYINLISGKKIVQENRLLRGGSIDYVKTPDEIGHAKTIINLRNGADDAVFEVDYYHFPMANKVEKYDTSQKEVKNWLNKIIKTFENPAVQFPILVHCLSGKDRTGIVIAAILLILEIPQETIIEEYLLSEGEVKKEWIRLAIDGMQDIHTYFDRIDLPIVQKQLKKNLLNNVSST
- the bioA gene encoding adenosylmethionine--8-amino-7-oxononanoate transaminase, translating into MSLQERDKKHLWHPLTQHKSHPNHIAITSAKGAVLYDEDGNEYIDGIASWYTCVYGHCNSYIIEKVTAQMHSLDHVVFTGFTHQPAVELSEKLIDILPDNQEKLFFSDNGSTAIDVAIKMALQYHFNNNEKRGKIIALENGFHGDTFGAMSVSGLSVYNGPFEEFFIDVARIPVPNAENIEDVKALFTQLITKHKVAAFVYEPLVQGAAAMQMHKAEHINEILKIAQQHNVVTIADEIMTGFGKTGKNFASEYIETQPDIMCLSKALSAGMVPMAITSCSEKIYSAFYADDMKKGFFHGHTYSGNPVACSAAIAGIELLQSDEMQVNLKRIEASHKKFDQEIQIHHKVAATRQQGQIFALDLNIKMERYGNLRDQLFNSFMSKGVCLRPLGNTIYILAPYITTDAQLEQIYQAIRDTLDEL